DNA from Strix aluco isolate bStrAlu1 chromosome 2, bStrAlu1.hap1, whole genome shotgun sequence:
TGAAATAATCCAGGAGTCAAACACTTAATGTATGTGTAAGACGTACCTTTTCTGTAAAACAGAGCGTGTAAAGAACACCCGAGCAGGCCGTTTCGCAGTTACCCAGTGACCTGATTGGCCCCATCATTGGATTTGGTATAAATCTCAAAGCAGTGTGATGTGCTTTGTGGGACTTCCTGTGTTTCCTTCTGTATTCTCTGGAGCTTCTCCTACCACATGCTCTTCAACCTGTGTGAGCAGAATTCATAGGGATGGGAGGGTGGAGTGGTCCTGCAGAGTGACAGCTCCCAAATGCTCAGCCACCTGCTTCCCCTGCAGATGGGGAGCTTATGGCCCCGCCTGCATAGAGGAAGCCTGATCTTCTGGGACTGCTTCTCTCATACCATGACAAATCCTTTCTGTAGTGCTGAGGAAGGGGAAACGAGTGCTACTTTTCTCTCTGCCATCCTTTGTGGGAGGTGGAATCACTCTGTGGTGATGACACCACTTGATGTATTTGGTTGTACAGATTGGGCATTTCCAAACCATTTTTGCTGTTACTGCAAACTTTATAAATGACGCAGCTGCTCACAACTTCACATCCCACATTATAGACAAATTTCTTCTGAAGCAAGGACTGACTCACTCTGTTTTGGAAGATGCAGCCTACCTGCCTGCAGATGTGACCTCAACTATAAGCAATATTGTCACAAAGTCTCCTTGaacttaaatgtgttttcttctctccctaGCAGTGCGCAAAGGGTACAGGATCCAGACTGACAAGGAGAGGGACTCCATGAAGGTGCTGTACTATGTGGAGAAAGAACTGGCTCAGTTTGACCCAGCTAGGAGGATGCGAGAACGATGTGAGAAACAAacatggtttgatttttttttttttcactgacctGAAAAAGACTGTAAATTCATAGTTAAAAGTTCACTGGCTTCGCCTTAAGAGCCAGCCTCTAGGATATGATGTCCAGGATATGGTACTTGGGGGCACATAAAGTCTAGATTTTAGGCATTTCAGGTATGTTCTGATTTTGAGGATCTGCTGCTTATCTAATAATCCCTAATTAGAACCAAGAAGGTGAGGGATACTCAGATGATCATGAAAATTGTCCACTTGGATAATTAAACACTTGGATCATCGGCATCTGAAAAGCCAAGTCCATACTCATGCCTTCTACAGCCCTTGGTGTGATAATAGCTGGGATATTGTCATCACAATTCCTGTATGTCTTTACAGTGTGGTGCCTGTAAATTTCCAGCATGGCAAAATAGGAGAGGGATGATTTTATTGAAAGTGTGTTTTGTGGGCTGCAATGATCACAGTGTGGTTTGAAGGATGCAGAAAGGTAGTTTAGAGTGACTGTTGccctgcagaaggagcagggACTACAAGAAAGACTCAAGAAGCCATCAGATTTTGTGGCACTGGTCAACATAAGATCAGAGGTGGTACACGCATCAGTATAGAATCATAGtatcgtagaatcatttaggttggaaaagacctttaagatcatcaagtccaactgttaacctaacactgccaattCCACCCCTAAacccctaagcaccacatctacatgccTTTTAAAGAcctccagggctggtgactcagccacttccttgtgcagcctgttccaatgcttgataacccttacCGTGAAGAAATcttccctaatatccaatctaaaacttctggcgcaacttgaggccattccctctcatcctatcacttgttatttgggagaaagagaccgacacccaccttgctacaacctcctttcacgtagttgtagagagcaataaggtctcccctcagccttctcttctccagactaaacaaccccagttccctcagctgctcctcgtaagacctgtgatccagacccttcaccagcttctgaCGGCTTGGCAGTCGGGCAACTGCAGGTGAAGGGGAGGAGGGTGGTAAATAGGGACATGATGCAAACTCAGAACTGAGCTTGTGTGGAACTCCTCACTGTCTTCCCATAGCCTCTTGCAAGCTTGATTTTCCTAAATAAAGGCTGAGACTGCACTTAATGGATGTCAGAATACAAACCCAAGCGAGGATCTTTCCACGTTGGGAGGCAGAGGTGCAGCGTCAGGACAACGTGTGTGTATGAGGAGggcctgcagtgctgctctttGTCCTCCAGCTGTTCTGTGCAGAGCAGCAGGCTGAGGGCTCGGTTCCTCCGGGCAGCACCCGGCCTGCGCAGCGCTAAGCCACGTTAGGCACTGGTAGAGGCTCATTTAAAACAGACGCGTGAGATCCTGCAAATCAATGAAGGTAAAAGCTTTAGGGAATGACACTACATCAAAGCTCTGTACAGATTAGGCATAACTAACAAATTATATATACTTCTAAAACAGTCATTGCTGAGCACACTGTCTTCCCCACCCACAAGATTTACTATAAAAAGACCTCTCCAGATTGGTATGTTAGGCCTCCAGATGTCAATGTGCTTGACAGGGTAGAGACTGACGGTGATTCAGACAGtctcttacttttttcttaatcttttttttgagggggttggttttgttttagctGGGCAAGTCAGGCCAAATCCAGAGCCAGCCTGTCTCACACCAGGAAGGGAGGAGGTGGCACAACTGCTGTGGTGATCTTCCACCAAGCTCAATGCCCACCTCACGAGGGTGGAGAGCTCACATGTGTTACTGAAGCAGGGCTGAGGGGCGATTTCTGCACAAAGGCTGAACTCCATTATCTGGAACACGGGCATCTGATGCCGTTTGCAATACCCTTAGAATATCCCAGCTACCAGTTCAGAAGACCTGTAGGTCTAACAGCAGCTCTGCATCCAAACTGAGCCCCAGTAGTCTTGGGCAGGATCGATCAAGGGTTTGGAGAAGGGCCTtggattgcatttttttttttttctaatagagGGCAGTGCAGCTTCTTTCTGAAAAGGCTGCAGCTGGGCTCAGCACAGCCTTCCTGTCTTCCCTTCTCACACATGCTATCAGGCGATGCTTATCGTATTTGTCTTGTGCAACCTGCCCTGCAGATAACAACACCATCTCTGAACTCAGCTCTTTGCATGAAGAGGACATGAACTTCCGGCAGCCGTACCGCCAGGCACGAAGGAAACCTCTGCCTCCTGCGGAGGACCTGGATGGTGATCCTGAATACTGGGCAGGAGTGATTGGCGGGGGCAGCACGTCAAGATCACAGGCTGTCTCTGATTACAGAGATGAGCGGGACAGTTTCCGGCACAGGTGAGGGGCGCTGTGTCGGGAGGCAGCTGTATCTGGCAAAGTGgtaaagaaaagggaagggacaGATGGACTGGTAGCTCTTCTCCATTTCCTGCTGCTCTGGTTCTGCTTAGCAGGACAGAGAGGTTAGAGAAAAACATGAAATCTGGAGATGTTATTAGCTCAGGTTGGAATGAATCTGATTCCCACAAGCCTGCCCCAGCTGGGCAAAGCTAGGTACCAGCCCTGTTCCAGGTGGGATGTAAAACTGAGATCAGTAGGAAGCCAAGCCACCCTTCTCCAAGTGCTCTCCTGAGATTTGTACCTGATCTCTCCAGCACTTCCCAGTCCTGGTTGATTAGGGTTGATTAGCATTTGATTAGGAGTCGCACCCTGGTGCTTTGGTGCAGCGAGACCTGTACTCCAGGCCTAAAGGACTGGCACTCTGGTGCCTAGAAGAGAGATACTGCGGCTTTCCCTCACATACCAGCAGCCCAGTCTCCTGAAGGCAGTGGCAGGGATTTCCTTCCCTCAGTactgggctgttgtgccagctcTCTGTCTTTAAACCTGCTTCAGAATTGCCCTGCTGTGAGCTTCTGTAGCCAGGCTCTTGGGTTTTCCCAGCAAGAAAAGCACCTCCAGGCTCTGGGGCCAAGGAGAAGCAAGTCCAGCCCTGCATACTGGAGGACGAGGGAGGTGCACGCTGGGGTTAATTAATAATACTCTGTGGTAATGTTAGACATGTAGAGGCCAAGCTATCcacactaagctgtgagaagcaGATATTTCGAGGATGTGATACATCTCTTCTTacagaagatgatgaaaacaGATGAGTCATGCCCCAGGAGTGCCTGTTTCCCTCCACTGTCTGTGAAGGCAGCCGAGGGGATGAGTACAGGTGAATCCTGCCCTCTAACACtacctcttccctcctccagccaGCAGAGATCCAAGTCTGAGATGCTGTCCCGTAAGAGTTTCTCTGTGGGAGTGCCGGCTGTCTCTATGGACGAGCTGGCAGCCTTTGCAGAGTCCTACAGCCAGCGGACCCGGCGGGCCGACAGCCAGGAAACTCGGCGTTTCGAGCGGTCAGAGTCGCATGGCGGCCGCAGCGGCGGGCTGCCCCACCAGGACAGCTCCATGGAGGAGTACTACACCAAGCGTAGCAGAGGGAACCGAGAGCCGCTGACGGACTCGGATCGGGGCTGGTCGTACAGCCCACCCCGGAGACGAGCCCATGAGGAGAAGCACCTGCCCAGGCTGGTGAGCCGGACGCCCGGAGGGAGCCAGAAATACGATCACTCCTACCTCAGCAGCGTCTTGGAGAGGAAATCCCGGAGCTACGATGAGAGTAGTGACCCTTGTGAAACCCCGTCAAAGCTGAGCTCGCAGCCCAGCCAGAGAGGAGGGGGAACATACTATGCCTGGTCACCACCCTCTACCTACAAAGCCGAGAAGtcgcagcagcagccgcagcagccgcCACCACCGCctcagcaggaggaaggggaggacacCCTGCCCCCCTACAGCGAGAGGGAGCTGAGCCGAGGCCCTTCGTACAGGGCCAGGGAGCAGGCCTACCTCAACGCCTCTgacaagaagaggaaaaaggaccCCAAGAAAACAGTGAGGCCATGTCTGGTGCTCCTGATCCAAATAGGCTGAGTGGGGAGCCACCAGGCAGGGGTTACAAACCAGAGTTTACGGGCAAGGGGGCTCTCCAGGAGGGTAGAGCCTGGAGTCCGAGTGTGGGGAACCCCAGATCAGAGGAGTCACTGTGGGTGTAGGAGGTCAGAAAAGGAAACAGCTCCTACACAGGACTTCATGATGGGGGGAGAGCCAGATGGGCCTGGGACTGGGGAGGTGAGGGATGTTTTTGGCATCTGTGACCTGGTGATCCAAGGAAGTGGGAGTTTACGTAGGGTTTAGGAGGATCCTGGTAGGGAAGGGAACTTACCCAGGCTTACAGAAATCACAGCGCATTGCTTTGGCCTTGATCTTTCTGAAGTCAGGGTTGAGAGGCTCTGTTCTGGGCTGGGACAGGGCTGGTAGCAAGGTATGGTGTAAGAGACCTCCTCTTTCTGAAAGGGGTGGGATGGCAGACTGCTATGGGCACGTGCCCACGGGCATGTGTAGGGGCCATGGATGCCAAAGGCATTCCTCACACTGGGTACCAGCAAGTGCAGAACATCCTGCCACAGTCCGGGCTTGTGAGGACTGATGAGTTCATggctgctggggaagaggagctggcTGAAGTCGGCTCCGTGAGAGAGACTGTCACTAGAGCAGCTTGGCTGTTAGGTCTGAGCTTAAGTGACATGTGTGAGAGAGGAAAGGGGTGTGAGTAGACAAAGCTGTTGCTGTTCGGTTATGTCTCTGTCAAAGCTATGTCCATCTGTCTGTTCCGTGGGTGCTTTCCTGTTGACCTtaatcttctctctttcttctcagaACGATTTTCCAACGAGGATGTCCCTTGTGGTTTGAAGTTGTTGTGGACATGCCATGTTGATGGGCTGGATACCATGAGGTGACTTGCAGTCAAAAAGATACAGAGCAACAAGCAAGACAAGCCTCTGTGAACCTTCGCAGCCATCAGCCATGGACTCTGTTTCCGTTGTTTGTTTCATTGGGGGAGCAGAGGCTTTTGTAAGAGACAGACTCCCGTGAACAGCACTCAATCTCAAGAGGCTCTGGGAGGCTGCCAGGAAAACGAGGCCAGGGCTGCCTTTGGCACCCTGTTTTCCAGTGCCGTCCATTCTGTGCTGGAAGGCAGCCACGTCCCTActgtccctgcagccctggaCTACATGTGAGGCTGCCTTTGTGCCTCTTGCCCTGTCTCATGTGCAGAGAGAGGCTTGTGTGCAttcctcctgctctctctgtcTCCTCAGTTTTCTGTTTGGATCAAAATTGTCTCCATGCTTATAGTTTGAGCCTTTTCTGTATCATCCCTATGCTGGGAGGAGGCCTTGTTCTTATAGCTGCTGTCTGCCTCCAGCTGATCGGGCCCTAAATCGTGAAAGAAAATCTACATCCTTTAAGACACTATAGAAGAGGACTGATGAGGTGTTACTTTGGCAAGGgctgaacagagagaaagagacaatTATGGGCTGGTTTTTCTATATATTTAGTTCTGTTCATTGTGTGATGAGAGTTACAGGTGAGATTGATGTATTGTTTTGAAAGTGGATCAAAGTAGCTTCTATCGTGATGAGAGCATGATGTGTTTTTCCCCCATCCCCAACTGTGATTTGTTTTGATACAGTTGCATTTCCTTGCAGCTGAGCTTATGACCATGTAGAGCTTCACGTAGGAATATCTACTCTGCCATCTCATAAGCAGTGCTCTAGCCTTGCTGGcgctctgctcccagcaccaccagccatCTCTGCATAGTGAGTGacctttttgtttcaaagaagcaAAAAGGGGAAAGTCTTAGAGAGCAGCTGCAGATCTTCATTCTGTGGTACTGGTGTTAATCCTTCCTGGTCATTGTTCCCAGACACTGGAGAGAGCCCTAACAGCAGTGAGAAAAGAATGAACACCGTGGATGGACACCTTTTACACTTACAACCATTTTATTCACCTCAGTTGTGACATGGTTTTAGTGGCTGTTGTCTCAGGAACAGCTGAATTTAGAAGTGAGTGCTTCACACCATTTGGAAGCCTGACATTCTGGTTTTCATAGGGTATAATGCAGTCATTTCTTTAGTTTTTAGCTGTGATAATCATAATGTGAAGGAAGATGATGGGAACATTTTAAGGTCCAGTGTCTT
Protein-coding regions in this window:
- the ILDR2 gene encoding immunoglobulin-like domain-containing receptor 2 isoform X6, producing the protein MDGHVLGWIVLLWLAAEVEGLQVTVPEKKKVAMLFQPALLRCHFSTSSTQPAVVQWRFKSYCQDRMGEALGMATSGLQTMSKRNLDWDPYLDCVDSRRTVRVVASKQGSAVTIGDFYKERDVSIVHDADLQIGKLMWGDSGLYYCLIITPDDVEGKNEESVELLVLEWVFVGLVILGAFLFFLLVGICWCQCCPHSCCCYVRCPCCPESCCCPRALYVAGKAAKAGYPPAVSTMPGPYYIPSVPVAGVPSPAVLMDKSHPPPLAPSDSSGGSQNVRKGYRIQTDKERDSMKVLYYVEKELAQFDPARRMRERYNNTISELSSLHEEDMNFRQPYRQARRKPLPPAEDLDGDPEYWAGVIGGGSTSRSQAVSDYRDERDSFRHSQQRSKSEMLSRKSFSVGVPAVSMDELAAFAESYSQRTRRADSQETRRFERSESHGGRSGGLPHQDSSMEEYYTKRSRGNREPLTDSDRGWSYSPPRRRAHEEKHLPRLVSRTPGGSQKYDHSYLSSVLERKSRSYDESSDPCETPSKLSSQPSQRGGGTYYAWSPPSTYKAEKSQQQPQQPPPPPQQEEGEDTLPPYSERELSRGPSYRAREQAYLNASDKKRKKDPKKTNDFPTRMSLVV
- the ILDR2 gene encoding immunoglobulin-like domain-containing receptor 2 isoform X4, whose product is MDVLILSEVEGLQVTVPEKKKVAMLFQPALLRCHFSTSSTQPAVVQWRFKSYCQDRMGEALGMATSGLQTMSKRNLDWDPYLDCVDSRRTVRVVASKQGSAVTIGDFYKERDVSIVHDADLQIGKLMWGDSGLYYCLIITPDDVEGKNEESVELLVLGRTGLLADLLPSFAVEIMPEWVFVGLVILGAFLFFLLVGICWCQCCPHSCCCYVRCPCCPESCCCPRALYVAGKAAKAGYPPAVSTMPGPYYIPSVPVAGVPSPAVLMDKSHPPPLAPSDSSGGSQNAVRKGYRIQTDKERDSMKVLYYVEKELAQFDPARRMRERYNNTISELSSLHEEDMNFRQPYRQARRKPLPPAEDLDGDPEYWAGVIGGGSTSRSQAVSDYRDERDSFRHSQQRSKSEMLSRKSFSVGVPAVSMDELAAFAESYSQRTRRADSQETRRFERSESHGGRSGGLPHQDSSMEEYYTKRSRGNREPLTDSDRGWSYSPPRRRAHEEKHLPRLVSRTPGGSQKYDHSYLSSVLERKSRSYDESSDPCETPSKLSSQPSQRGGGTYYAWSPPSTYKAEKSQQQPQQPPPPPQQEEGEDTLPPYSERELSRGPSYRAREQAYLNASDKKRKKDPKKTNDFPTRMSLVV
- the ILDR2 gene encoding immunoglobulin-like domain-containing receptor 2 isoform X7; amino-acid sequence: MDGHVLGWIVLLWLAAEVEGLQVTVPEKKKVAMLFQPALLRCHFSTSSTQPAVVQWRFKSYCQDRMGEALGMATSGLQTMSKRNLDWDPYLDCVDSRRTVRVVASKQGSAVTIGDFYKERDVSIVHDADLQIGKLMWGDSGLYYCLIITPDDVEGKNEESVELLVLGRTGLLADLLPSFAVEIMPEWVFVGLVILGAFLFFLLVGICWCQCCPHSCCCYVRCPCCPESCCCPRALYVAGKAAKAGYPPAVSTMPGPYYIPSVPVAGVPSPAVLMDKSHPPPLAPSDSSGGSQNAVRKGYRIQTDKERDSMKVLYYVEKELAQFDPARRMRERYNNTISELSSLHEEDMNFRQPYRQARRKPLPPAEDLDGDPEYWAGVIGGGSTSRSQAVSDYRDERDSFRHSQQRSKSEMLSRKSFSVGVPAVSMDELAAFAESYSQRTRRADSQETRRFERSESHGGRSGGLPHQDSSMEEYYTKRSRGNREPLTDSDRGWSYSPPRRRAHEEKHLPRLVSRTPGGSQKYDHSYLSSVLERKSRSYDESSDPCETPSKLSSQPSQRGGGTYYAWSPPSTYKAEKSQQQPQQPPPPPQQEEGEDTLPPYSERELSRGPSYRAREQAYLNASDKKRKKDPKKTNDFPTRMSLVV
- the ILDR2 gene encoding immunoglobulin-like domain-containing receptor 2 isoform X1 is translated as MNGPHREAVPYAVNAEVEGLQVTVPEKKKVAMLFQPALLRCHFSTSSTQPAVVQWRFKSYCQDRMGEALGMATSGLQTMSKRNLDWDPYLDCVDSRRTVRVVASKQGSAVTIGDFYKERDVSIVHDADLQIGKLMWGDSGLYYCLIITPDDVEGKNEESVELLVLGRTGLLADLLPSFAVEIMPEWVFVGLVILGAFLFFLLVGICWCQCCPHSCCCYVRCPCCPESCCCPRALYVAGKAAKAGYPPAVSTMPGPYYIPSVPVAGVPSPAVLMDKSHPPPLAPSDSSGGSQNAVRKGYRIQTDKERDSMKVLYYVEKELAQFDPARRMRERYNNTISELSSLHEEDMNFRQPYRQARRKPLPPAEDLDGDPEYWAGVIGGGSTSRSQAVSDYRDERDSFRHSQQRSKSEMLSRKSFSVGVPAVSMDELAAFAESYSQRTRRADSQETRRFERSESHGGRSGGLPHQDSSMEEYYTKRSRGNREPLTDSDRGWSYSPPRRRAHEEKHLPRLVSRTPGGSQKYDHSYLSSVLERKSRSYDESSDPCETPSKLSSQPSQRGGGTYYAWSPPSTYKAEKSQQQPQQPPPPPQQEEGEDTLPPYSERELSRGPSYRAREQAYLNASDKKRKKDPKKTNDFPTRMSLVV
- the ILDR2 gene encoding immunoglobulin-like domain-containing receptor 2 isoform X2, with the translated sequence MDGHVLGWIVLLWLAAEVEGLQVTVPEKKKVAMLFQPALLRCHFSTSSTQPAVVQWRFKSYCQDRMGEALGMATSGLQTMSKRNLDWDPYLDCVDSRRTVRVVASKQGSAVTIGDFYKERDVSIVHDADLQIGKLMWGDSGLYYCLIITPDDVEGKNEESVELLVLGRTGLLADLLPSFAVEIMPEWVFVGLVILGAFLFFLLVGICWCQCCPHSCCCYVRCPCCPESCCCPRALYVAGKAAKAGYPPAVSTMPGPYYIPSVPVAGVPSPAVLMDKSHPPPLAPSDSSGGSQNVRKGYRIQTDKERDSMKVLYYVEKELAQFDPARRMRERYNNTISELSSLHEEDMNFRQPYRQARRKPLPPAEDLDGDPEYWAGVIGGGSTSRSQAVSDYRDERDSFRHSQQRSKSEMLSRKSFSVGVPAVSMDELAAFAESYSQRTRRADSQETRRFERSESHGGRSGGLPHQDSSMEEYYTKRSRGNREPLTDSDRGWSYSPPRRRAHEEKHLPRLVSRTPGGSQKYDHSYLSSVLERKSRSYDESSDPCETPSKLSSQPSQRGGGTYYAWSPPSTYKAEKSQQQPQQPPPPPQQEEGEDTLPPYSERELSRGPSYRAREQAYLNASDKKRKKDPKKTNDFPTRMSLVV
- the ILDR2 gene encoding immunoglobulin-like domain-containing receptor 2 isoform X3 gives rise to the protein MKGLHQAEVEGLQVTVPEKKKVAMLFQPALLRCHFSTSSTQPAVVQWRFKSYCQDRMGEALGMATSGLQTMSKRNLDWDPYLDCVDSRRTVRVVASKQGSAVTIGDFYKERDVSIVHDADLQIGKLMWGDSGLYYCLIITPDDVEGKNEESVELLVLGRTGLLADLLPSFAVEIMPEWVFVGLVILGAFLFFLLVGICWCQCCPHSCCCYVRCPCCPESCCCPRALYVAGKAAKAGYPPAVSTMPGPYYIPSVPVAGVPSPAVLMDKSHPPPLAPSDSSGGSQNAVRKGYRIQTDKERDSMKVLYYVEKELAQFDPARRMRERYNNTISELSSLHEEDMNFRQPYRQARRKPLPPAEDLDGDPEYWAGVIGGGSTSRSQAVSDYRDERDSFRHSQQRSKSEMLSRKSFSVGVPAVSMDELAAFAESYSQRTRRADSQETRRFERSESHGGRSGGLPHQDSSMEEYYTKRSRGNREPLTDSDRGWSYSPPRRRAHEEKHLPRLVSRTPGGSQKYDHSYLSSVLERKSRSYDESSDPCETPSKLSSQPSQRGGGTYYAWSPPSTYKAEKSQQQPQQPPPPPQQEEGEDTLPPYSERELSRGPSYRAREQAYLNASDKKRKKDPKKTNDFPTRMSLVV
- the ILDR2 gene encoding immunoglobulin-like domain-containing receptor 2 isoform X5, coding for MDGHVLGWIVLLWLAAEVEGLQVTVPEKKKVAMLFQPALLRCHFSTSSTQPAVVQWRFKSYCQDRMGEALGMATSGLQTMSKRNLDWDPYLDCVDSRRTVRVVASKQGSAVTIGDFYKERDVSIVHDADLQIGKLMWGDSGLYYCLIITPDDVEGKNEESVELLVLEWVFVGLVILGAFLFFLLVGICWCQCCPHSCCCYVRCPCCPESCCCPRALYVAGKAAKAGYPPAVSTMPGPYYIPSVPVAGVPSPAVLMDKSHPPPLAPSDSSGGSQNAVRKGYRIQTDKERDSMKVLYYVEKELAQFDPARRMRERYNNTISELSSLHEEDMNFRQPYRQARRKPLPPAEDLDGDPEYWAGVIGGGSTSRSQAVSDYRDERDSFRHSQQRSKSEMLSRKSFSVGVPAVSMDELAAFAESYSQRTRRADSQETRRFERSESHGGRSGGLPHQDSSMEEYYTKRSRGNREPLTDSDRGWSYSPPRRRAHEEKHLPRLVSRTPGGSQKYDHSYLSSVLERKSRSYDESSDPCETPSKLSSQPSQRGGGTYYAWSPPSTYKAEKSQQQPQQPPPPPQQEEGEDTLPPYSERELSRGPSYRAREQAYLNASDKKRKKDPKKTNDFPTRMSLVV